The following are encoded in a window of Pectinophora gossypiella chromosome 8, ilPecGoss1.1, whole genome shotgun sequence genomic DNA:
- the LOC126368886 gene encoding ecdysone oxidase-like isoform X1 translates to MTCNGSVACSTPSVGVASGIFTSAVNFFAAAQCLITEDWPPDADLQDEEQFHFIIIGAGSAGSVVANRLSEKEDWNILLVEAGDDPPVESIIPYLDKANFNTKYDWQYKTVNNGRTNQANQNGSINWPRGKMLGGSSSINAMIYIRGNDYDFLEWYNQGNKEWHPEVVQKYFIKAESLQNNALLRDPIVGNFYGHNGPQTINRFNSTINSITDKILKAWDEIGFKNVPDINVAQSLGSGVYTTTAGNGKRISTAAAYLNPIKNRKNLKVIKNTLVTKILINDTTNTAFGVEVERNGRKIYFYASLEVILSAGTINTPQLLMLSGVGPAEHLASKDIPVKVDSPLVGKNLQDHIMVPITIYGNEPGELDQTKQSFETVQYLYNRTGYLAHGSIAHIVAFYSIIEKALYPLFQNHLAIFPKNSTAARDWARLRARYEPSVVESVVQNNVNHSLYLYLFNLLHPCSRGNITLRSSDPKDPPLINANYFDDPTDLELSVSGIRMLTKILDTPYFKSIGGYLGRMSWPDCDEFALDSIEYWRCICINMVLTVYHPIGTSKMGPDPKTSVVDSRLRVHGMKNLRIIDASVMPTETSGNTNAPTIMVGERGSDLIKEDYGFLDYDQ, encoded by the exons ATGACCTG caATGGCAGTGTAGCTTGCTCAACACCCTCTGTCGGAGTGGCGTCAGGTATCTTCACGTCAGCTGTAAACTTCTTCGCAGCAGCGCAGTGCCTTATCACTGAAGATTGGCCGCCAGATGCTGACCTCCAAG ATGAAGAACAATTCCACTTTATCATCATCGGTGCTGGATCAGCTGGGAGCGTGGTAGCAAATAGACTGAGTGAAAAGGAGGACTGGAATATACTTCTCGTAGAGGCTGGTGATGATCCACCTGTAGAAAGTATT atCCCATATCTTGATAAAGCTAATTTTAATACCAAGTATGACTGGCAATACAAAACGGTTAATAATGGAAGGACTAATCAAGCCAACCAAAACGGATCAATAAATTGGCCTCGAGGGAAAATGCTTGGAGGCAGTAGCAGTATTAATGCTATGATTTACATAAGAGGAAACGATTATGACTTCCTGGAATGGTACAATCAAGGCAACAAAGAGTGGCACCCTGAAGtagttcaaaaatatttcaTCAAAGCTGAAAGTTTACAAAATAATGCTCTTCTCAGAGACCCTATAGTAGGAAATTTCTACGGACATAATGGACCACAAACTATAAACAGATTTAATAGCACAATCAACAGTATTACTGACAAGATACTAAAGGCATGGGACGAAATTGGCTTTAAAAACGTCCCAGACATAAACGTTGCCCAATCTTTAGGATCTGGAGTTTACACTACAACAGCGGGGAATGGCAAAAGAATAAGTACCGCTGCAGCCTATTTGAATCCAAtcaaaaatcgaaaaaatctaaAAGTCATTAAGAACACTTTAGTAACAAAAATTCTTATAAATGATACAACGAACACGGCATTCGGGGTTGAAGTTGAGCGTAACGgacgaaaaatatatttttacgcaTCTTTAGAAGTAATTTTATCGGCAGGTACAATTAACACTCCACAATTGTTAATGTTGTCTGGAGTGGGACCTGCGGAACATCTGGCTTCAAAAGATATCCCTGTAAAAGTAGACTCACCATTAGTAGGAAAGAATCTGCAAGATCATATAATGGTACCAATTACTATTTATGGAAATGAACCTGGTGAATTAGACCAAACAAAACAAAGCTTTGAAACCGTCCAATATCTATACAATCGCACAGGTTATTTAGCACATGGCAGTATCGCCCATATTGTGgcattttattcaattattgaGAAAGCTCTTTATCCATTATTTCAAAATCACTTAGCTATCTTTCCAAAGAACTCAACAGCAGCTAGAGACTGGGCGAGATTAAGAGCAAGATACGAACCGTCTGTCGTGGAGTCGGTTGTACAAAATAACGTAAATCACTCGTTATATTTGTACCTATTCAATCTTCTGCATCCATGTTCTAGAGGAAACATTACTTTAAGGTCTTCTGATCCTAAAGATCCACCTCTAATAAATGCAAATTATTTTGATGATCCTACAGATCTTGAACTATCCGTGTCTGGCATCAGAATGCTCACAAAAATATTGGATACACCTTATTTTAAATCTATTGGTGGATACTTGGGCAGAATGAGTTGGCCGGATTGTGATGAATTTGCATTGGACAGCATAGAGTATTGGAGGTGTATTTGCATAAATATGGTATTGACTGTATATCACCCAATAGGTACATCAAAAATGGGACCGGATCCTAAAACTTCGGTGGTAGACAGTCGTTTAAGGGTACACGGTATGAAAAATCTTCGAATTATAGATGCTAGTGTGATGCCAACAGAGACTAGTGGAAATACCAACGCACCTACTATTATGGTGGGTGAAAGAGGATCTGATCTCATCAAGGAGGATTATGGTTTCTTGGATTACGATCAGTAA
- the LOC126368886 gene encoding ecdysone oxidase-like isoform X2, with product MSCNGSVACSTPSVGVASGIFTSAVNFFAAAQCLITEDWPPDADLQDEEQFHFIIIGAGSAGSVVANRLSEKEDWNILLVEAGDDPPVESIIPYLDKANFNTKYDWQYKTVNNGRTNQANQNGSINWPRGKMLGGSSSINAMIYIRGNDYDFLEWYNQGNKEWHPEVVQKYFIKAESLQNNALLRDPIVGNFYGHNGPQTINRFNSTINSITDKILKAWDEIGFKNVPDINVAQSLGSGVYTTTAGNGKRISTAAAYLNPIKNRKNLKVIKNTLVTKILINDTTNTAFGVEVERNGRKIYFYASLEVILSAGTINTPQLLMLSGVGPAEHLASKDIPVKVDSPLVGKNLQDHIMVPITIYGNEPGELDQTKQSFETVQYLYNRTGYLAHGSIAHIVAFYSIIEKALYPLFQNHLAIFPKNSTAARDWARLRARYEPSVVESVVQNNVNHSLYLYLFNLLHPCSRGNITLRSSDPKDPPLINANYFDDPTDLELSVSGIRMLTKILDTPYFKSIGGYLGRMSWPDCDEFALDSIEYWRCICINMVLTVYHPIGTSKMGPDPKTSVVDSRLRVHGMKNLRIIDASVMPTETSGNTNAPTIMVGERGSDLIKEDYGFLDYDQ from the exons caATGGCAGTGTAGCTTGCTCAACACCCTCTGTCGGAGTGGCGTCAGGTATCTTCACGTCAGCTGTAAACTTCTTCGCAGCAGCGCAGTGCCTTATCACTGAAGATTGGCCGCCAGATGCTGACCTCCAAG ATGAAGAACAATTCCACTTTATCATCATCGGTGCTGGATCAGCTGGGAGCGTGGTAGCAAATAGACTGAGTGAAAAGGAGGACTGGAATATACTTCTCGTAGAGGCTGGTGATGATCCACCTGTAGAAAGTATT atCCCATATCTTGATAAAGCTAATTTTAATACCAAGTATGACTGGCAATACAAAACGGTTAATAATGGAAGGACTAATCAAGCCAACCAAAACGGATCAATAAATTGGCCTCGAGGGAAAATGCTTGGAGGCAGTAGCAGTATTAATGCTATGATTTACATAAGAGGAAACGATTATGACTTCCTGGAATGGTACAATCAAGGCAACAAAGAGTGGCACCCTGAAGtagttcaaaaatatttcaTCAAAGCTGAAAGTTTACAAAATAATGCTCTTCTCAGAGACCCTATAGTAGGAAATTTCTACGGACATAATGGACCACAAACTATAAACAGATTTAATAGCACAATCAACAGTATTACTGACAAGATACTAAAGGCATGGGACGAAATTGGCTTTAAAAACGTCCCAGACATAAACGTTGCCCAATCTTTAGGATCTGGAGTTTACACTACAACAGCGGGGAATGGCAAAAGAATAAGTACCGCTGCAGCCTATTTGAATCCAAtcaaaaatcgaaaaaatctaaAAGTCATTAAGAACACTTTAGTAACAAAAATTCTTATAAATGATACAACGAACACGGCATTCGGGGTTGAAGTTGAGCGTAACGgacgaaaaatatatttttacgcaTCTTTAGAAGTAATTTTATCGGCAGGTACAATTAACACTCCACAATTGTTAATGTTGTCTGGAGTGGGACCTGCGGAACATCTGGCTTCAAAAGATATCCCTGTAAAAGTAGACTCACCATTAGTAGGAAAGAATCTGCAAGATCATATAATGGTACCAATTACTATTTATGGAAATGAACCTGGTGAATTAGACCAAACAAAACAAAGCTTTGAAACCGTCCAATATCTATACAATCGCACAGGTTATTTAGCACATGGCAGTATCGCCCATATTGTGgcattttattcaattattgaGAAAGCTCTTTATCCATTATTTCAAAATCACTTAGCTATCTTTCCAAAGAACTCAACAGCAGCTAGAGACTGGGCGAGATTAAGAGCAAGATACGAACCGTCTGTCGTGGAGTCGGTTGTACAAAATAACGTAAATCACTCGTTATATTTGTACCTATTCAATCTTCTGCATCCATGTTCTAGAGGAAACATTACTTTAAGGTCTTCTGATCCTAAAGATCCACCTCTAATAAATGCAAATTATTTTGATGATCCTACAGATCTTGAACTATCCGTGTCTGGCATCAGAATGCTCACAAAAATATTGGATACACCTTATTTTAAATCTATTGGTGGATACTTGGGCAGAATGAGTTGGCCGGATTGTGATGAATTTGCATTGGACAGCATAGAGTATTGGAGGTGTATTTGCATAAATATGGTATTGACTGTATATCACCCAATAGGTACATCAAAAATGGGACCGGATCCTAAAACTTCGGTGGTAGACAGTCGTTTAAGGGTACACGGTATGAAAAATCTTCGAATTATAGATGCTAGTGTGATGCCAACAGAGACTAGTGGAAATACCAACGCACCTACTATTATGGTGGGTGAAAGAGGATCTGATCTCATCAAGGAGGATTATGGTTTCTTGGATTACGATCAGTAA
- the LOC126368886 gene encoding ecdysone oxidase-like isoform X3, translated as MSCNGSVACSAPSVGAASGIFTSAVNFFAAAQCLITEDWPPDADLQDEEQFHFIIIGAGSAGSVVANRLSEKEDWNILLVEAGDDPPVESIIPYLDKANFNTKYDWQYKTVNNGRTNQANQNGSINWPRGKMLGGSSSINAMIYIRGNDYDFLEWYNQGNKEWHPEVVQKYFIKAESLQNNALLRDPIVGNFYGHNGPQTINRFNSTINSITDKILKAWDEIGFKNVPDINVAQSLGSGVYTTTAGNGKRISTAAAYLNPIKNRKNLKVIKNTLVTKILINDTTNTAFGVEVERNGRKIYFYASLEVILSAGTINTPQLLMLSGVGPAEHLASKDIPVKVDSPLVGKNLQDHIMVPITIYGNEPGELDQTKQSFETVQYLYNRTGYLAHGSIAHIVAFYSIIEKALYPLFQNHLAIFPKNSTAARDWARLRARYEPSVVESVVQNNVNHSLYLYLFNLLHPCSRGNITLRSSDPKDPPLINANYFDDPTDLELSVSGIRMLTKILDTPYFKSIGGYLGRMSWPDCDEFALDSIEYWRCICINMVLTVYHPIGTSKMGPDPKTSVVDSRLRVHGMKNLRIIDASVMPTETSGNTNAPTIMVGERGSDLIKEDYGFLDYDQ; from the exons ATGAAGAACAATTCCACTTTATCATCATCGGTGCTGGATCAGCTGGGAGCGTGGTAGCAAATAGACTGAGTGAAAAGGAGGACTGGAATATACTTCTCGTAGAGGCTGGTGATGATCCACCTGTAGAAAGTATT atCCCATATCTTGATAAAGCTAATTTTAATACCAAGTATGACTGGCAATACAAAACGGTTAATAATGGAAGGACTAATCAAGCCAACCAAAACGGATCAATAAATTGGCCTCGAGGGAAAATGCTTGGAGGCAGTAGCAGTATTAATGCTATGATTTACATAAGAGGAAACGATTATGACTTCCTGGAATGGTACAATCAAGGCAACAAAGAGTGGCACCCTGAAGtagttcaaaaatatttcaTCAAAGCTGAAAGTTTACAAAATAATGCTCTTCTCAGAGACCCTATAGTAGGAAATTTCTACGGACATAATGGACCACAAACTATAAACAGATTTAATAGCACAATCAACAGTATTACTGACAAGATACTAAAGGCATGGGACGAAATTGGCTTTAAAAACGTCCCAGACATAAACGTTGCCCAATCTTTAGGATCTGGAGTTTACACTACAACAGCGGGGAATGGCAAAAGAATAAGTACCGCTGCAGCCTATTTGAATCCAAtcaaaaatcgaaaaaatctaaAAGTCATTAAGAACACTTTAGTAACAAAAATTCTTATAAATGATACAACGAACACGGCATTCGGGGTTGAAGTTGAGCGTAACGgacgaaaaatatatttttacgcaTCTTTAGAAGTAATTTTATCGGCAGGTACAATTAACACTCCACAATTGTTAATGTTGTCTGGAGTGGGACCTGCGGAACATCTGGCTTCAAAAGATATCCCTGTAAAAGTAGACTCACCATTAGTAGGAAAGAATCTGCAAGATCATATAATGGTACCAATTACTATTTATGGAAATGAACCTGGTGAATTAGACCAAACAAAACAAAGCTTTGAAACCGTCCAATATCTATACAATCGCACAGGTTATTTAGCACATGGCAGTATCGCCCATATTGTGgcattttattcaattattgaGAAAGCTCTTTATCCATTATTTCAAAATCACTTAGCTATCTTTCCAAAGAACTCAACAGCAGCTAGAGACTGGGCGAGATTAAGAGCAAGATACGAACCGTCTGTCGTGGAGTCGGTTGTACAAAATAACGTAAATCACTCGTTATATTTGTACCTATTCAATCTTCTGCATCCATGTTCTAGAGGAAACATTACTTTAAGGTCTTCTGATCCTAAAGATCCACCTCTAATAAATGCAAATTATTTTGATGATCCTACAGATCTTGAACTATCCGTGTCTGGCATCAGAATGCTCACAAAAATATTGGATACACCTTATTTTAAATCTATTGGTGGATACTTGGGCAGAATGAGTTGGCCGGATTGTGATGAATTTGCATTGGACAGCATAGAGTATTGGAGGTGTATTTGCATAAATATGGTATTGACTGTATATCACCCAATAGGTACATCAAAAATGGGACCGGATCCTAAAACTTCGGTGGTAGACAGTCGTTTAAGGGTACACGGTATGAAAAATCTTCGAATTATAGATGCTAGTGTGATGCCAACAGAGACTAGTGGAAATACCAACGCACCTACTATTATGGTGGGTGAAAGAGGATCTGATCTCATCAAGGAGGATTATGGTTTCTTGGATTACGATCAGTAA